In Candidatus Dependentiae bacterium, a single genomic region encodes these proteins:
- the cysS gene encoding cysteine--tRNA ligase, giving the protein MMKITNTVTGKREIFKAQRPQKVTLYVCGVTPYDAAHIGHGRCYTAFDLLYRLLLFLDFEVVYCRNFTDIDDKLLNRAHKELGDRLQYKKIADRFIKQYHEDMKALNCLSPKYEPRVTDHIPEIISFISGLIEAGHAYESDGDVYFDITSFSTYGKLSKHKLEDIFAGARVQINEKKKNVLDFALWKSEPEGECWQGPWGYGRPGWHIECSALAAKYLGKTIDIHAGGLDLVFPHHENEIAQSEALHKKTFANYWMHNGLVRVNEEKMSKSLGNFFTLQDVFKQFDPIVVRYYLLQHHYRGPMDFSFDDIKGFEKSYRRLVRVFEQCDVFMQIKKEELQQIILIQSMLACLKDDLNTSGMFGILFENLDKIQQDKKTLCAIKQFLQHVLGLTLEPLPEKMIKLTPEIEALIEERKKTRAEKNWARADEIRDKLRELGVDVQDKKS; this is encoded by the coding sequence ATGATGAAAATTACTAATACGGTAACCGGAAAACGCGAAATTTTCAAGGCCCAGCGACCGCAAAAAGTGACATTGTATGTATGTGGTGTAACACCGTATGATGCTGCGCATATTGGCCATGGCCGTTGTTATACAGCTTTTGATTTATTATATAGGTTACTTTTGTTCCTTGATTTTGAAGTGGTGTATTGTCGCAATTTTACTGATATAGATGATAAACTTCTAAATCGAGCGCACAAAGAACTTGGTGATCGACTACAATATAAAAAGATTGCCGATCGTTTTATCAAGCAGTATCACGAAGATATGAAAGCGCTTAATTGCTTATCTCCGAAGTATGAGCCTCGCGTTACTGATCATATTCCAGAAATTATATCGTTTATTTCTGGTTTAATTGAGGCAGGACATGCGTATGAATCTGATGGCGATGTGTATTTTGATATCACAAGTTTTTCTACATATGGTAAACTTTCAAAGCATAAGTTAGAAGATATTTTCGCAGGTGCACGCGTGCAAATTAATGAGAAGAAAAAAAATGTACTAGATTTTGCATTGTGGAAAAGTGAGCCAGAAGGTGAATGCTGGCAAGGTCCGTGGGGATACGGCAGACCTGGTTGGCATATTGAGTGTTCTGCGCTTGCTGCAAAGTATTTAGGTAAAACAATTGATATTCATGCCGGCGGCCTTGACTTGGTGTTTCCCCATCATGAAAACGAAATTGCTCAATCAGAAGCATTACACAAAAAAACGTTTGCTAACTATTGGATGCATAACGGTTTAGTTCGAGTGAATGAAGAAAAGATGTCTAAATCGCTAGGCAATTTTTTTACTTTGCAAGATGTATTTAAACAATTTGATCCAATAGTTGTCCGCTATTATTTATTACAGCATCACTATCGTGGGCCAATGGACTTTTCCTTTGATGATATTAAAGGTTTTGAAAAAAGCTATCGCCGATTAGTGCGAGTGTTTGAACAATGTGATGTATTTATGCAGATTAAGAAAGAGGAGCTACAACAAATAATTCTTATACAAAGTATGCTTGCATGTTTAAAAGATGATCTTAACACATCAGGTATGTTTGGTATTTTGTTTGAAAATCTCGATAAAATACAACAGGATAAAAAAACTTTGTGTGCAATAAAACAGTTTTTGCAGCATGTACTCGGTCTAACACTAGAACCTTTGCCAGAAAAAATGATTAAGCTAACACCAGAAATAGAAGCGCTTATTGAAGAACGAAAAAAAACACGAGCCGAGAAAAACTGGGCCCGTGCTGATGAAATTCGTGACAAGCTACGTGAGCTTGGTGTTGATGTACAAGATAAAAAAAGTTAG
- the trxA gene encoding thioredoxin has product MVVTITNENIHKEIKDVTSPIVLEIYATWCGPCQQMEPIFAELATELKDKYKFAKLNVDEAREISIEYGVSSVPTFIFINDGEVKAKETGYMSKDDLKTKLETYFG; this is encoded by the coding sequence ATGGTAGTAACAATTACCAACGAAAATATTCATAAAGAAATCAAAGATGTTACCAGCCCTATTGTACTTGAAATTTACGCAACATGGTGTGGACCATGCCAGCAAATGGAACCTATTTTTGCAGAACTCGCAACTGAACTTAAAGATAAGTATAAGTTTGCAAAACTGAATGTTGATGAGGCGCGAGAAATTTCTATTGAATATGGTGTCAGCTCAGTACCAACTTTTATATTTATCAATGATGGAGAGGTTAAAGCAAAAGAAACTGGCTACATGAGCAAAGATGATCTAAAAACAAAATTAGAAACATATTTTGGCTAA